A stretch of Lactuca sativa cultivar Salinas chromosome 6, Lsat_Salinas_v11, whole genome shotgun sequence DNA encodes these proteins:
- the LOC111884564 gene encoding transcription factor bHLH62, with product MEKEKFFTNEGNGIPQAWNSIFGIGIQGSELNCSSEQLPNCFFNPNCENSMDQRDIFESALSSIVSSPANSHPGIPIPGGGNGGESIVLRELIGRLGSICNSGEISPQSRINGNNSTNNSSYNTPLNSPPKLNLSITDHQIHGSLPVLGNHQLPPAPFSTDPGFVERAARFSSFGGRSFALKENEFSHVMESGKLSRSQFAGIPEENKKFSRLSMFSTQDNTDIGDSREESSVSEQILGGETETETVMKGQSTSTNGRKRKGKGKETQSSTTTLPVKDDKVVAEAEKAESDAKRSKSDEEEKEKEKEKEKTNENVNVKPPEPPKDYIHVRARRGQATDSHSLAERVRREKISERMKFLQDLVPGCNKVTGKAVMLDEIINYVQSLQRQVEFLSMKLATVNPRMDVSMEAFLSKDMFRSRVPLQTNMTPFDASTHQFPYGFQSQNAGIVLDGPDNQFSLNPLMAAMHRSSIMKPSHIDGFEASALWENDLQSVVKMALGGQDQPQSFHGQMKVEL from the exons ATGGAAAAGGAGAAGTTTTTCACCAATGAAGGGAATGGAATCCCCCAAGCCTGGAATTCCATTTTTGGAATTGGAATTCAAGGAAGTGAGCTGAATTGTAGCTCAGAGCAGCTTCCCAACTGCTTCTTTAACCCCAATTGCGAGAATTCAATGGACCAGAGAGATATCTTTGAGTCTGCTTTGAGTTCAATTGTCTCTTCTCCGGCCAATTCCCACCCCGGAATCCCAATTCCAGGCGGTGGAAATGGTGGTGAGAGCATTGTTCTAAGGGAATTGATTGGTAGGCTAGGAAGTATATGCAATTCCGGGGAGATTTCACCTCAATCCCGCATTAATGGAAACAACAGCACCAACAATTCGTCCTATAACACTCCTTTAAATTCACCACCAAAGCTTAATCTCTCAATAACAGATCATCAAATTCACGGGAGTTTACCGGTTCTCGGGAATCACCAATTACCACCTGCTCCATTCTCTACAGATCCTGGATTCGTTGAAAGAGCAGCAAGATTCTCTTCTTTCGGTGGGAGGAGCTTTGCGCTAAAAGAAAACGAATTCTCTCATGTAATGGAATCAGGAAAGCTTTCAAGATCACAATTCGCTGGAATCCcagaagaaaacaaaaaattcaGCAGACTATCAATGTTTTCAACTCAAGATAACACAGATATAGGTGATTCGAGGGAGGAATCATCGGTTTCTGAACAAATCCTCGGTGGGGAAACTGAAACCGAAACAGTAATGAAAGGGCAGAGTACAAGTACTAATGGAAGAAAGAGAAAGGGAAAAGGGAAAGAAACTCAATCTAGTACTACTACTCTCCCTGTTAAAGATGACAAG GTTGTGGCAGAAGCAGAAAAAGCGGAATCAGATGCAAAAAGAAGCAAGTCAGAtgaagaagaaaaggaaaaagaaaaagaaaaagaaaaaacaaatgaaaatgtaaatgtAAAGCCACCAGAACCACCAAAGGACTACATTCATGTTAGAGCCAGAAGGGGTCAAGCTACTGATAGCCATAGTCTCGCAGAAAGA GTCAGAAGAGAGAAAATTAGTGAGAGGATGAAGTTCCTTCAAGATCTTGTTCCTGGTTGTAACAAG GTCACAGGAAAAGCTGTAATGCTTGACGAGATTATAAACTACGTACAGTCGTTACAGAGACAAGTTGAG TTCTTGTCGATGAAATTAGCAACTGTTAATCCTCGGATGGATGTTAGCATGGAAGCATTTTTATCCAAAGAC ATGTTCCGTAGTCGGGTGCCTCTGCAAACCAACATGaccccatttgatgcttcaaCGCATCAATTCCCTTATGGATTTCAATCTCAAAATGCTGGAATAGTTCTTGATGGACCCGATAATCAATTTTCTTTAAACCCTTTAATGGCAGCAATGCATCGCAGCTCGATCATGAAGCCTTCTCACATTGATGGTTTCGag GCTTCAGCATTATGGGAAAATGACCTTCAAAGTGTTGTAAAGATGGCATTAGGAGGCCAGGATCAGCCACAAAGCTTTCACG GTCAAATGAAAGTTGAGCTATGA